In the genome of Bradyrhizobium sp. CB3481, the window GCGGCTTGGCGTATCGATGTGGCAGCTTCCCGCGATCGCGAACGACATGCGAAAGCGCAAGCTCGCCGCCGCGAGCGAGATATCCTTGTTCGACGGCATCCCGGCGATGCTGTCGGGCCTCCAACAGATTGGGATCAAGACCGCTATCGTCAGCTCTGACAGCGAGGCGTCCATCCGGCAGGTGCTCGGGCCTGCTACCGCTCTCATCGCCGGCTTTGACTGCGGCGCCGCGGTGTTCGGCAAACACAGGAAGTTCCGCCGTGTCGCCCGCCGGCTGGGAATCAAGCCGGCGGAGACGATCTGCATCGGCGACGAGATCCGCGATATCGAGGCGGCGAAAACGGCCGAAATGGATTCGGGCGCCGTGGCCTGGGGCTTCGCCCTGCCGAGCGCGCTGCAAGCGGCAGGACCGACGCATCTGTTCAATTCGATTGAAGAGATGACCGCGCGGCTGGCCAGCATGAAATGATGCCGGGCGATGCA includes:
- a CDS encoding HAD hydrolase-like protein — encoded protein: MTSPPTTRYRLAIFDFDGTLADSLPWFRSSFQETIMRYGLTPTTPDELESMRGLSARQMMARLGVSMWQLPAIANDMRKRKLAAASEISLFDGIPAMLSGLQQIGIKTAIVSSDSEASIRQVLGPATALIAGFDCGAAVFGKHRKFRRVARRLGIKPAETICIGDEIRDIEAAKTAEMDSGAVAWGFALPSALQAAGPTHLFNSIEEMTARLASMK